The following are encoded in a window of Sebastes umbrosus isolate fSebUmb1 chromosome 7, fSebUmb1.pri, whole genome shotgun sequence genomic DNA:
- the LOC119490923 gene encoding C5a anaphylatoxin chemotactic receptor 1 — protein MGDFEYDYDFDFNSTNSTDDYNYTLPVFPDTYIPAIQPLQIVALVFYSLVFLLGVPGNALVVWVTGFCMPRSVTSLWFLNLALADLLCCLSLPLLMVPLAHDDHWHFGPLACTFVKGLFHLVMYCSVLQLVLISVDRWMLVSKPVWCQNNRRPKKAACGCVAVWCLALIGSIPQFIYTKEIEAGEDKRECITVYTSLSAWLVTSIRFVMGFFLPFVVIVICHLVVYRRAESGLSRARTRSKRTLNIIIAVVLSFFLCWLPLHTVDFLILMTPRNSPNRPGLYLAHVLALCLAYFNSCLNPLLYVCLGRGFKDSMNRSLRHVLHFISEDPTTKVSIDTKSSSTGKETTKI, from the coding sequence ATGGGGGACTTTGAATATGATTATGACTTTGACTTTAATTCAACCAATTCAACGGACGATTACAACTACACACTGCCTGTGTTTCCTGACACTTACATCCCTGCGATTCAACCGCTCCAGATCGTGGCTCTGGTCTTCTACAGCCTTGTGTTCCTGCTGGGTGTCCCCGGGAATGCTCTGGTGGTGTGGGTGACGGGGTTCTGCATGCCCCGCTCAGTCACCTCCCTCTGGTTCCTCAACCTTGCGCTGGCTGATCTTCTGTGctgcctctccctccctctgctcaTGGTCCCTCTAGCCCACGATGACCACTGGCACTTTGGCCCGCTGGCCTGCACGTTTGTCAAAGGCCTGTTTCACCTGGTGATGTACTGCAGTGTCCTGCAGCTGGTTCTGATCAGCGTGGATCGCTGGATGCTTGTCAGCAAACCCGTCTGGTGTCAGAACAACAGGCGACCTAAAAAGGCTGCCTGCGGGTGTGTTGCTGTCTGGTGCCTGGCACTGATAGGCAGCATCCCTCAGTTTATCTACACCAAGGAGATCGAAGCAGGTGAAGACAAGCGAGAGTGTATCACAGTGTACACCTCACTCAGTGCCTGGCTCGTCACATCCATCCGCTTCGTGATGGGATTCTTCTTGCCTTTTGTGGTGATTGTCATCTGTCACTTGGTGGTGTACCGGAGAGCAGAGAGCGGACTGTCACGAGCTCGAACCCGCTCCAAGCGCACACTTAATATCATCATTGCTGTGGTGCTGAGCTTCTTCCTCTGCTGGCTCCCACTACACACTGTGGACTTCCTCATATTGATGACCCCTCGAAATTCCCCCAACAGGCCAGGACTTTACCTGGCACATGTTTTAGCACTTTGCCTGGCATATTTCAACAGCTGCCTCAACCCGCTGCTCTATGTGTGTCTGGGTCGGGGCTTCAAAGACAGCATGAACCGCTCCCTGCGCCACGTGCTCCACTTCATCAGCGAGGACCCGACGACCAAGGTGAGCATTGACACCAAGAGCTCGAGCACTGGGAAGGAGACAACTAAAATTTGA
- the LOC119492133 gene encoding dapper homolog 3 encodes MHRAFSFPVTVERSRTNKERLEASVAGLCELELRKQRQECLVLGALALGDLLLQDCCSRGELACFSSWGQENLTLRRQLSALQSSPWGLMQALEQQVGELRIDTDDGCYDGAQGDAGDSRPSSGFYESSEGQSPKGRSCSTEPTETVSPWGYTNDRPKSVGDPFMLNGDLDVPVLRTTLPRSFSAPYPPLEGIAEEGAAMDSWQWDPSGANQAWQQPTEEQIAEEDYQHALRVEGYILSLIQRHTLAPRPCQPRTTLSPDPTYCSASGHSSLHRRTPSLTTEQRFPDPHFQPHVDLSANPMSQGWGCDLMEGEACGGEAPSMEEDSYLALPYPQSRPHSLAERLPSPLPSLDPNCGVGALDLYCEPPSPQHYLHPQPPIHHKHNLVSAQYIPGQACHAPVRSPRHYNQEPKPNRAVTSPDHPHSKSRTSKKSHNERQRSKKSSSKTSRSQSENSLLGQRVLPERRYSTTERHQGRGDVAQNQGQVAGQQVGNNGSRRWCSNLELSQDEGETTAGQSHRRPPRKARHGHPCPHSQQQNYPHQQQQQQQPTQRWHPDFQERAPICRGEEGYAGAAPAESESSMSEVYSPASSSLSSDSDESGGLVWPQQLPPRLASTSSSSSPSPQATANAPSQPKAFVKIKASHALKKKILRFRSGSLKVMTTV; translated from the exons ATGCATCGTGCGTTCTCGTTCCCGGTGACTGTGGAGCGCAGTCGGACCAACAAGGAGCGTCTGGAGGCGAGTGTGGCCGGGCTGTGCGAGCTGGAGCTCCGCAAGCAGAGGCAGGAGTGCCTGGTGCTGGGAGCTCTGGCTCTTGGAGACCTTTTGCTCCAGGACTGCTGCTCAAGAGGAGAGCTGGCGTGTTTCAGCAGCTGGGGGCAGGAAAACCTGACACTGAGGCGACAGCTG agtgCCCTTCAGAGTTCCCCATGGGGCCTGATGCAGGCGCTGGAACAGCAGGTGGGGGAGCTGAGGATCGACACTGACGACGGCTGCTATGATGGAGCTCAAGGAGACGCAGGCGACAGTCGGCCGAGCTCTG GTTTCTATGAGTCGAGCGAGGGTCAGTCGCCTAAAGGAAGATCTTGTTCCACTGAGCCCACAGAGACAGTCTCCCCCTGGGGTTACACCAACGACAGGCCAAAGTCTGTGG GAGACCCCTTCATGCTGAATGGAGACCTGGATGTGCCAGTCCTACGCACCACCCTACCCCGCTCCTTCTCTGCCCCTTACCCACCTCTGGAGGGCATCGCCGAGGAGGGTGCAGCGATGGACTCCTGGCAGTGGGACCCCAGTGGAGCTAACCAAGCCTGGCAGCAGCCTACAGAGGAGCAGATCGCAGAGGAGGACTACCAGCATGCTTTGAGGGTAGAGGGTTACATCCTGAGTCTCATCCAGCGTCATACCCTCGCACCACGGCCGTGTCAGCCTCGCACCACCCTGAGCCCCGACCCCACATACTGCAGCGCCTCTGGACACAGCTCCCTACACAGAAGAACTCCCTCTCTTACCACAGAGCAGCGCTTTCCTGACCCCCACTTCCAGCCCCACGTTGACCTTTCGGCAAACCCTATGAGCCAAGGCTGGGGTTGTGACCTGATGGAGGGGGAGGCCTGTGGAGGAGAGGCCCCATCTATGGAGGAGGACAGTTATCTTGCTCTGCCCTACCCCCAGTCCAGGCCACACTCCCTGGCTGAGAGGCTACCATCACCTCTGCCCTCCCTGGACCCCAACTGTGGTGTTGGGGCTCTTGACCTTTATTGTGAACCCCCATCCCCCCAGCATTACTTACATCCACAACCTCCTATTCATCACAAACACAATTTAGTAAGCGCTCAGTATATCCCCGGACAAGCCTGCCATGCCCCTGTGCGCTCGCCCCGACACTACAACCAAGAGCCTAAACCCAACCGAGCCGTCACCTCTCCTGACCACCCGCACTCCAAGTCCAGAACCTCTAAGAAGAGCCACAACGAGCGACAGAGATCCAAGAAATCCAGCAGTAAAACCAGTCGATCCCAGTCTGAAAACAGCCTCCTGGGCCAGCGAGTGCTTCCTGAGCGCAGGTACAGCACCACCGAGAGGCACCAAGGCAGAGGGGATGTTGCTCAGAACCAAGGCCAAGTCGCTGGACAGCAGGTGGGCAACAACGGGAGCCGACGTTGGTGCTCCAACCTGGAGCTCAGCCAGGACGAAGGGGAGACCACAGCAGGGCAGTCACATAGACGCCCACCTCGAAAAGCCCGACATGGTCATCCTTGTCCCCATTCCCAACAGCAGAACTAcccccaccagcagcagcagcagcagcagcccacccAGCGCTGGCACCCAGACTTCCAGGAGAGAGCACCTATCTGTCGGGGGGAGGAGGGCTACGCTGGCGCCGCCCCCGCAGAATCGGAGTCCAGCATGAGCGAGGTGTATTCCCCGGCCTCAAGCTCCCTCTCCAGTGACTCGGATGAGAGTGGGGGGCTGGTGTGGCCCCAGCAGCTGCCACCACGCCTTGCTtctacctcctcctcatcctcaccttCACCACAGGCCACTGCCAACGCCCCCTCTCAACCAAAAGcctttgtcaaaataaaagcctcccACGCTCTCAAAAAGAAGATCCTCAGATTCCGCTCGGGGTCCCTCAAAGTCATGACTACTGTATGA